A single window of Balaenoptera ricei isolate mBalRic1 chromosome 15, mBalRic1.hap2, whole genome shotgun sequence DNA harbors:
- the LOC132349458 gene encoding ATP synthase membrane subunit K, mitochondrial-like, with amino-acid sequence MAGPETDAQYQFTGIKKYFNSYTLTGRMNCVLATYGGIALIVIYFKLRSKKTPAVKAT; translated from the coding sequence ATGGCAGGTCCAGAAACTGATGCCCAGTACCAATTCACTGGtatcaaaaaatatttcaactCTTACACTCTCACAGGGAGAATGAATTGTGTACTGGCCACATACGGAGGTATTGCTTTGATAGTTATATACTTTAAGTTAAGGTCTAAAAAAACTCCAGCTGTGAAAGCAACATAA